A part of Terriglobus roseus genomic DNA contains:
- the rimM gene encoding ribosome maturation factor RimM (Essential for efficient processing of 16S rRNA) — translation MAADWITLARVVRPQGRRGEVLADLKTDFPEQLRQYPNIFLRLPDGEPKPAVVEDSWLPTGRSAGRIVIKLQGVDSISDAEKLLDATIEIASDQRLTLSDGNYYVSDLIGCQMVHHGDMVGTVVDMHFPQDPSGKRIDDAAALFVVERANGDEILIPFANAFVASIDTLARKIEMNLPDGLLEMNG, via the coding sequence ATGGCAGCGGATTGGATCACGCTGGCTCGCGTGGTACGTCCTCAGGGACGACGCGGAGAAGTTCTGGCCGACCTGAAGACGGACTTCCCAGAGCAGCTACGGCAATATCCCAACATCTTCCTTCGTCTTCCAGACGGCGAGCCTAAGCCCGCGGTCGTAGAAGACTCGTGGCTGCCCACCGGGCGTAGCGCTGGACGGATCGTTATTAAACTCCAGGGTGTCGATTCGATTTCCGATGCCGAAAAGCTTCTCGATGCAACAATTGAAATAGCTTCAGATCAACGACTTACGCTATCAGATGGAAACTATTACGTTAGCGATCTGATCGGATGCCAGATGGTGCATCACGGCGATATGGTGGGCACAGTTGTTGATATGCATTTCCCCCAGGATCCTTCTGGAAAGCGCATTGATGACGCCGCTGCGCTCTTTGTTGTGGAACGGGCCAACGGAGACGAGATACTCATCCCGTTTGCGAATGCCTTCGTTGCCAGCATCGACACTTTGGCCCGAAAGATCGAAATGAACTTGCCGGATGGCCTTCTGGAGATGAACGGCTAG
- a CDS encoding glycosyltransferase, whose protein sequence is MDMAEPGTREQKPIFLDEKRRRWKRLRRVLDISAAVGLLTFIVFVLGVLRMRPLPELLLAPAKHNYRAQNSRNILSDDKAKKVRSAHRKTDRKASDIPLNSDEGLRAAFYVDWDPASYSSLKAHAKQLDMVFADWLHVLTPDGKLQAYNSEFRTFNVIDRSGAVNNVDIDHKVERTLTAAAAGTELFPMVSNSAVNADFSDTVGPFLESPTARQHFLDQLMRFVASNPHYRGISFDFESMPAEAQPGYRQLINDAFIALHMRGLKLYINTPVADDDWDLKYMAAHSDGLLLMNYDQHQSESEAGPIAAQDWFVKNLQDVLKQVPKDKIIVDIGSYGYDWVTTLPSAEQPTGKGKRTKKATPAKPKLVRVENKSLQEVWQTASDSGSYVDLDDASLNPHITYDDEDQHQRHQVWFLDGVTILNEMRAARRMGLQTFSLWRLGSEDQSLWKIWDQPIKANPLTDLADVAPGYDLDIEGMGDIMHVSGKPKNGHRTMTIDDDSKLVDSETLTSYPLSYSVDYFGYHPKKLVISFDDGPDPVWTPRILDVLNKYGVKGVFFMIGEEADNSVGVMQRVYREGHEIGNHTFTHPDISAISNREVDVQMNLTERLFAAKLGVQPLFFRPPYDIDEEPDTNDQAAPMERVQARGYIVVGNKIDTNDWQENPKKTPQEIVDSVLKQLDAMKERPDKAGSIILMHDGGGDRSVTVATLPLLITTMRQHGYEFVTVADLVGKSREQVMPPIKGWRNKFLAQVDSLAFFGLATFNHFVVAVFFIGDILMSGRLIIIGLFAIIDRFRRRKNYAGPDYQPRVAVLIPAYNEEKVIVRTIRSVMMSTYKNLHIIVIDDGSKDLTAEVAREAYPEDIASGRLTVVKKENAGKAEALNYALQNYVHEEIYVGIDADTVIAHDAIARLVPHFANPQIGAVAGNAKVGNRVNLWTRWQALEYITSQNFERRALDLFDVVVVVPGAIGAWRTEAVHKGGGYHSNTVAEDADLTMILLEQGLSVIYEDRALAFTEAPINMNGLMRQRFRWSFGIMQAVFKHIGAVTKRRAMGLFALPNIIIFQILLPLVSPLIDLMFVASFLKFLYDHHFHPESASSASFVKLLYFFLAFMVIDFSASALAFLLERKHPASKGDMWLLMHIWIQRFTYRQVFSVVLFKTIKRVIDGRPFSWDKLERTAQMSKSTDQMLNGTPSPK, encoded by the coding sequence ATGGATATGGCAGAGCCGGGTACGCGAGAACAGAAGCCGATTTTTTTAGACGAGAAACGACGCAGGTGGAAGCGGCTGCGACGGGTTCTGGATATCTCTGCAGCGGTGGGCCTGCTGACGTTCATCGTCTTTGTGCTGGGCGTGCTGCGCATGCGGCCTCTGCCTGAGCTCTTGCTGGCTCCGGCAAAGCACAACTATCGAGCGCAGAATTCGCGGAACATTCTGTCGGATGACAAGGCGAAGAAGGTGCGTTCGGCGCATCGCAAAACGGACCGTAAAGCCTCTGATATTCCGTTGAATTCTGACGAAGGCCTCCGTGCGGCGTTTTATGTGGACTGGGACCCAGCGAGCTACAGTTCGCTGAAGGCACATGCCAAGCAGCTTGATATGGTGTTCGCGGACTGGCTTCATGTGCTTACCCCCGACGGCAAGCTACAGGCCTACAACAGCGAATTCCGCACCTTTAATGTGATCGACCGATCCGGCGCGGTGAACAACGTTGATATCGACCATAAAGTGGAGCGCACACTGACCGCAGCGGCTGCCGGAACTGAACTGTTTCCTATGGTCAGTAACTCCGCAGTGAATGCAGACTTTTCGGATACGGTTGGGCCATTCCTTGAAAGTCCGACTGCGCGCCAGCATTTTCTGGATCAGTTGATGCGCTTTGTTGCGTCGAATCCACATTATCGTGGCATCTCGTTCGACTTTGAAAGCATGCCCGCGGAGGCGCAGCCCGGCTATCGGCAACTGATCAACGATGCTTTCATTGCGCTTCATATGCGTGGGCTGAAGCTGTATATCAATACACCGGTCGCGGATGATGACTGGGATCTGAAGTACATGGCTGCGCACTCTGACGGCTTGTTGCTGATGAACTATGACCAGCATCAGTCGGAGAGCGAAGCCGGACCGATCGCAGCGCAAGATTGGTTTGTGAAGAACCTGCAGGACGTATTGAAGCAGGTACCGAAAGACAAGATCATCGTCGACATTGGCAGTTATGGCTACGACTGGGTGACGACTCTGCCATCCGCCGAACAACCCACAGGCAAAGGGAAGCGGACTAAGAAAGCTACACCGGCAAAGCCCAAATTGGTTCGCGTAGAAAATAAGTCCCTGCAAGAGGTGTGGCAGACCGCGTCAGATTCTGGTTCTTACGTCGATTTGGACGATGCTTCGTTGAATCCGCACATCACATACGACGATGAGGATCAGCACCAGCGCCATCAGGTATGGTTCCTGGATGGCGTGACCATCCTGAACGAGATGCGTGCGGCACGCAGGATGGGATTGCAGACGTTTTCACTGTGGCGGTTGGGATCGGAAGATCAATCGTTGTGGAAGATCTGGGATCAGCCTATCAAGGCCAATCCACTAACAGATCTTGCCGATGTCGCTCCGGGATACGACCTGGATATTGAGGGCATGGGCGACATCATGCACGTCTCCGGCAAGCCGAAGAACGGGCATCGCACGATGACCATCGATGACGATTCCAAGCTTGTCGACAGCGAGACATTGACGAGTTATCCGTTGTCGTACTCGGTGGATTACTTCGGCTATCACCCAAAGAAGCTAGTGATCTCCTTCGACGACGGCCCCGATCCTGTTTGGACGCCGCGCATTCTGGATGTGCTGAATAAGTACGGTGTGAAGGGTGTCTTCTTCATGATCGGAGAAGAAGCCGATAACAGCGTTGGTGTGATGCAACGCGTTTACCGCGAAGGTCACGAGATAGGCAACCACACCTTCACGCATCCCGATATCTCCGCTATCAGCAACCGCGAAGTAGACGTGCAGATGAATCTGACGGAGCGGTTGTTTGCCGCCAAGTTGGGTGTCCAACCGCTGTTCTTCCGTCCGCCGTATGACATTGATGAAGAGCCAGACACCAACGATCAGGCTGCTCCTATGGAACGGGTTCAGGCTCGCGGCTACATTGTGGTGGGTAACAAGATTGACACGAACGACTGGCAGGAGAATCCGAAGAAGACACCACAGGAGATTGTCGATAGCGTTCTGAAGCAACTAGATGCCATGAAGGAACGGCCTGATAAGGCTGGTTCCATCATCCTGATGCATGATGGTGGCGGCGATCGCTCTGTGACGGTGGCCACGCTGCCGTTGCTCATTACCACGATGCGTCAACATGGCTATGAGTTTGTCACTGTCGCAGACCTCGTGGGCAAGAGCCGCGAACAGGTTATGCCGCCTATCAAGGGATGGCGCAATAAGTTCCTGGCGCAGGTGGATTCGCTGGCATTCTTTGGATTGGCAACGTTCAATCACTTTGTCGTTGCTGTATTTTTCATCGGCGATATTTTGATGAGTGGCCGCCTCATCATCATTGGTTTGTTCGCCATCATTGATCGCTTCCGCCGCAGGAAGAACTACGCAGGGCCGGATTACCAGCCGCGTGTTGCGGTATTGATTCCTGCGTACAACGAAGAGAAAGTCATTGTTCGCACTATCCGTAGCGTGATGATGAGCACGTACAAGAACCTGCACATCATCGTGATTGATGACGGATCAAAAGATCTTACGGCAGAGGTTGCGCGTGAAGCGTATCCCGAAGACATTGCCAGCGGTCGTTTGACGGTGGTGAAGAAAGAAAATGCCGGCAAGGCAGAAGCGTTGAACTATGCGCTGCAGAACTACGTTCATGAAGAGATTTACGTGGGCATTGATGCAGACACTGTGATTGCTCATGACGCTATCGCACGGCTTGTTCCTCACTTCGCCAATCCACAGATTGGCGCGGTGGCGGGTAATGCGAAGGTGGGCAATCGAGTAAACCTGTGGACACGCTGGCAGGCGTTGGAATACATCACCAGTCAGAACTTTGAGCGTCGCGCCCTGGACTTGTTCGATGTTGTTGTCGTTGTGCCGGGGGCCATCGGTGCATGGCGTACGGAGGCTGTCCACAAGGGCGGCGGCTATCACTCTAACACGGTCGCGGAAGATGCTGATCTGACGATGATCCTGCTAGAGCAGGGGCTTAGTGTGATCTATGAAGATCGCGCGCTGGCGTTTACCGAAGCGCCCATCAACATGAACGGCCTGATGCGGCAGCGTTTCCGCTGGTCGTTCGGCATCATGCAGGCCGTGTTCAAGCACATCGGCGCGGTAACGAAGCGTCGCGCCATGGGCCTGTTCGCGCTACCGAACATCATCATCTTTCAGATTTTGTTGCCGTTGGTGTCGCCGCTGATCGACCTGATGTTTGTAGCCAGCTTCCTCAAGTTTCTTTACGATCACCACTTCCATCCGGAGTCGGCTTCGAGTGCCAGCTTTGTGAAATTGTTGTACTTCTTCCTGGCGTTCATGGTGATTGATTTCTCAGCGTCAGCGCTGGCATTCCTGCTGGAGAGGAAGCATCCCGCCAGCAAAGGCGACATGTGGCTGCTGATGCACATATGGATTCAGCGCTTCACGTATCGCCAAGTGTTCAGCGTGGTGCTGTTTAAGACGATCAAGCGTGTGATCGATGGCCGCCCGTTCAGTTGGGACAAGCTGGAGCGCACGGCGCAGATGAGCAAATCGACGGATCAGATGCTGAACGGCACTCCGTCGCCAAAGTAG
- the trmD gene encoding tRNA (guanosine(37)-N1)-methyltransferase TrmD yields MQVDIVTIFPAFLESTLRYGVVARALSAGIASVNCVDLRSFTHDRHRTVDDRPFGGGEGMVLKPEPLSEAIESLGIAPKPSRDTQKESVVLLSAQGRPFTQSVAQELKSLDRLVLVCGRYEGVDERVNALHCDREISIGDYVLSGGELGAAVVVDAVVRLLPGVLGNPDSAHYESFGHAHDSEQAEDAPPLAMSPSAGLLDYPHYTRPAEFRGIAIPDVLAGGDHTAIRKWRRQQALQKTVTNRPDLLETAALSAEDRRFLAKLRKD; encoded by the coding sequence CTGCAAGTCGACATCGTGACCATCTTCCCCGCTTTTCTGGAAAGCACCCTGCGCTATGGCGTAGTCGCACGGGCGTTGTCTGCAGGGATTGCGTCCGTGAACTGTGTAGATCTACGGAGCTTTACCCACGACCGACACCGCACCGTCGATGACCGCCCCTTCGGGGGTGGCGAGGGGATGGTTCTGAAGCCAGAACCTCTAAGCGAGGCCATCGAATCGCTTGGAATCGCCCCTAAGCCAAGTCGCGACACGCAGAAAGAGTCTGTGGTCCTGCTTTCGGCACAAGGGCGCCCATTCACACAGTCTGTTGCGCAGGAATTGAAGTCGCTGGATCGCCTCGTACTGGTTTGCGGGCGCTACGAAGGCGTGGACGAACGAGTAAACGCGCTACACTGCGACCGCGAGATCTCCATCGGAGACTATGTCCTTTCCGGCGGTGAATTAGGCGCGGCAGTCGTCGTAGATGCCGTGGTACGCCTGCTTCCGGGAGTGCTCGGCAACCCCGATTCTGCTCATTACGAAAGCTTCGGCCATGCGCATGATAGCGAACAGGCCGAAGACGCTCCGCCGCTGGCCATGTCGCCCTCAGCGGGGCTTCTCGATTACCCGCACTACACGCGTCCGGCGGAGTTCCGCGGTATTGCCATTCCCGATGTTCTAGCAGGCGGCGACCATACTGCGATTCGCAAGTGGCGGAGGCAACAGGCGCTGCAAAAAACAGTTACAAATCGGCCTGATCTATTGGAAACCGCAGCTCTATCCGCGGAAGATAGACGTTTTCTGGCGAAACTGCGCAAGGATTAA
- a CDS encoding KH domain-containing protein: MNHISELLTGIAKALVDHPENLRVESEAFESETVIRLFVHPDDLGKVIGKQGRTARSLRTILSAAGSKMQHRFSLDVQSE; encoded by the coding sequence GTGAATCATATCTCTGAGCTTCTTACCGGGATTGCTAAAGCACTCGTAGACCATCCGGAAAACCTGCGGGTGGAATCAGAAGCATTTGAATCTGAAACGGTTATCCGCCTCTTCGTTCACCCGGACGATTTGGGCAAGGTGATCGGCAAGCAAGGACGTACGGCAAGGTCGCTGCGAACCATCCTCAGCGCCGCCGGAAGCAAGATGCAGCATCGCTTCAGCCTGGATGTGCAGTCGGAGTAA
- a CDS encoding VWA domain-containing protein — translation MPRALKYLAAFIVMPLLAQKPSTDTPTLKTAARLVLVDVVVTDHNGKAVRGLKAADFRLTEDSTSQTLRNFEEHVAGASAQAGAIQMPPGMFTNFTTTPPDNVTNILLIDRLNTDQIDQLNLHRQLATFLKNAVPGTRIGIFILGSQLSMLQGPTTDLTRLRAAMQSATTREATLKPDQLHDSFADQMENLGAPPAVVGSLRQFEAQTNANQLDFRVKSTLAAMNQLGRYLSGLPGRKNLVWLSGSFPLNVFPDSTRAPGDPFATSANYQAELRKTTSLLAQAQVAVYPVGAAGLRVSPVFEAENNKTYSNRLHASLPSRGATDNAEFESTVLAENDTMNVMAQSTGGRAFHDTNGLADAVASALTDGADYYTLAYTPTNAKTDGGYRKIKLQLSNPAYMLRYRRGYFASPANVAAQTSAAMRGATSLGAPAPAEIFLKSAVFPATPDNPEEVEAAPHNLLAANVVGPFQRYTIDTIVNPTDLAFEHGDDDKVRASFDVAVLVYRADGVLMNHLTNQLHASATQQELQKDMQQGIQFHEEISVPAKGDYFLRIVVHDVVTDKVGAVEVPIDSVRKLAPLHAATK, via the coding sequence ATGCCGCGCGCTCTCAAATACCTTGCTGCTTTTATTGTCATGCCTCTACTGGCGCAGAAGCCTTCCACTGACACACCTACCCTCAAGACCGCAGCGCGACTCGTTCTGGTGGACGTTGTGGTTACAGATCACAACGGCAAGGCCGTTCGCGGATTAAAGGCAGCGGACTTTCGTCTGACGGAAGATAGTACGTCGCAGACGTTGCGCAACTTTGAAGAACATGTTGCTGGCGCATCTGCACAGGCGGGAGCGATCCAGATGCCTCCCGGCATGTTTACCAATTTCACCACTACGCCGCCAGATAACGTAACGAACATTCTGCTGATCGACCGTCTTAATACTGATCAAATCGACCAACTGAATTTGCATCGGCAATTGGCAACATTTTTGAAGAACGCAGTGCCCGGAACGCGCATCGGCATCTTCATTCTTGGTTCTCAGCTATCGATGTTGCAGGGACCTACAACAGACCTGACAAGGCTGCGCGCGGCGATGCAATCCGCCACAACGCGTGAAGCAACGCTGAAGCCTGACCAGCTACACGACTCCTTTGCCGACCAGATGGAGAACCTGGGCGCCCCTCCTGCCGTTGTGGGGTCATTACGACAGTTCGAAGCCCAGACAAACGCGAATCAATTGGATTTTCGAGTGAAGTCGACGTTGGCAGCCATGAACCAGTTGGGCCGCTATCTCTCTGGACTGCCTGGGCGTAAGAATCTGGTGTGGCTCTCTGGTTCGTTCCCACTGAATGTCTTTCCGGATAGTACTCGGGCGCCCGGTGATCCATTTGCTACCTCTGCGAACTACCAGGCCGAACTCCGTAAGACAACTAGTCTCCTGGCTCAGGCACAGGTCGCGGTCTACCCAGTGGGTGCCGCTGGGTTGCGTGTATCGCCTGTCTTTGAGGCAGAGAACAACAAGACTTATTCAAATCGCCTGCACGCCTCTCTGCCTAGCCGAGGTGCAACCGACAACGCGGAATTCGAATCAACCGTTCTTGCTGAGAACGACACAATGAACGTAATGGCTCAATCCACCGGAGGCCGTGCCTTTCACGACACCAACGGACTAGCGGACGCTGTTGCTTCCGCACTGACAGACGGAGCCGACTACTACACACTTGCATACACGCCGACGAATGCAAAGACCGATGGAGGCTATCGCAAGATCAAGTTGCAGCTTTCGAATCCTGCTTACATGCTGCGTTATCGTCGCGGCTACTTTGCTTCACCTGCCAACGTTGCAGCCCAAACGTCTGCTGCCATGCGCGGTGCAACCTCACTTGGTGCACCTGCACCGGCAGAAATCTTCCTGAAGTCGGCGGTCTTCCCGGCAACCCCAGACAATCCGGAAGAAGTTGAGGCGGCTCCCCATAACCTGCTCGCAGCCAATGTTGTCGGCCCATTCCAGCGCTACACGATCGACACCATTGTGAACCCGACCGACCTGGCCTTCGAACACGGCGACGACGATAAAGTCCGTGCCAGCTTTGACGTTGCCGTGCTTGTGTACCGTGCGGACGGCGTGTTGATGAATCATCTGACCAATCAGCTCCATGCGTCTGCCACGCAGCAGGAGCTGCAGAAGGATATGCAGCAGGGCATACAGTTTCACGAAGAGATCAGCGTTCCCGCCAAAGGTGATTACTTCCTGCGGATTGTGGTGCATGACGTTGTCACGGACAAGGTCGGCGCGGTTGAAGTGCCTATCGACAGTGTCCGCAAACTTGCTCCGCTTCACGCTGCCACGAAATAA
- the pruA gene encoding L-glutamate gamma-semialdehyde dehydrogenase codes for MATNAIPTVREPQAPLKTFVNEAFQNFTNSAVKANMQEALRLVESELGKEYPLILGGERVYAAEKIVSTNPANPAQKIGVHQEAELAHVEQAVAAGEKAFQTWSRVPVQQRVQLLLDVAKLVQQRKNEFCAWLTYEVGKNWAEADADVAECIDFLEFYAREALKLDRATTPIQFPGEKNTLRYIPLGVGAVIPPWNFPLAIMAGMTMAAVVSGNTVVLKPSPDAGTIASRFFALLEEAGMPEGVVNLCQGTGDRVGAALVANAKIRFIAFTGSKKVGLIVHETAAKTQPGQRFIKRTILEMGGKDAILVDADADIDAAVEGVVASAFGFSGQKCSACSRAVVDAHIYDVFCDRLVERVEKIKVGDPVENFAMGPVVNKIAFDRVLNAIETGKMEGRLLTGGEAFANETGGYYVKPTVFADIAPNARIAQEEIFGPVLAVIKSQNFDEALDIVNGTEYGLTGAIYSMSRERLDRAAQEFHVGNLYLNRKCTGAMVGAHPFGGFNMSGTDSKAGGGDYLLLFTQAKSIAEKQGVIDESDQMPKPNGI; via the coding sequence ATGGCAACGAATGCAATTCCCACCGTACGCGAGCCTCAGGCTCCGCTGAAGACCTTCGTCAATGAAGCTTTCCAGAACTTCACAAACTCCGCTGTGAAGGCGAACATGCAGGAAGCTCTTCGCCTGGTGGAGAGTGAATTGGGTAAGGAATACCCGCTCATCCTTGGTGGTGAACGGGTGTATGCCGCGGAGAAGATCGTCTCTACCAATCCCGCGAATCCAGCCCAGAAGATTGGTGTGCATCAGGAAGCAGAGCTTGCGCATGTGGAGCAGGCTGTGGCCGCTGGTGAGAAGGCATTCCAGACGTGGAGCCGCGTACCGGTGCAGCAGCGTGTGCAGTTACTGCTGGATGTTGCGAAGCTGGTACAGCAGCGCAAGAACGAGTTCTGCGCATGGCTGACGTATGAAGTTGGCAAGAACTGGGCCGAGGCAGATGCCGACGTGGCCGAGTGCATCGACTTCCTGGAGTTCTATGCGCGTGAGGCGCTGAAGCTGGACCGCGCGACCACCCCAATTCAGTTTCCGGGAGAGAAGAACACGCTGCGCTACATCCCCTTGGGTGTCGGTGCGGTGATTCCGCCGTGGAACTTCCCGTTGGCCATCATGGCTGGCATGACTATGGCTGCCGTTGTCAGCGGCAACACCGTGGTGCTGAAGCCGTCGCCCGATGCGGGGACCATTGCTTCGCGCTTCTTTGCGTTGCTGGAAGAGGCAGGCATGCCGGAAGGCGTGGTTAACCTGTGCCAGGGTACGGGCGACCGCGTGGGCGCCGCGCTGGTGGCGAACGCGAAGATTCGCTTCATTGCCTTTACCGGCTCGAAGAAGGTGGGCCTCATCGTGCACGAGACCGCCGCGAAGACACAGCCCGGGCAGCGCTTCATCAAGCGAACCATCCTTGAAATGGGTGGCAAGGACGCCATTCTGGTTGACGCGGATGCGGACATCGATGCAGCGGTTGAAGGCGTTGTGGCCAGCGCATTCGGTTTCAGCGGCCAAAAGTGCTCGGCATGTTCGCGGGCAGTGGTGGATGCGCACATTTACGACGTCTTCTGCGATCGCCTCGTGGAACGCGTAGAGAAGATCAAGGTCGGCGATCCCGTGGAGAACTTTGCCATGGGGCCGGTCGTGAACAAGATCGCGTTTGATCGCGTGTTGAACGCCATTGAGACAGGCAAGATGGAAGGCCGGCTACTGACTGGTGGCGAGGCATTTGCGAATGAAACCGGGGGCTACTATGTGAAGCCAACTGTCTTCGCCGATATCGCCCCGAACGCACGTATTGCACAGGAAGAGATCTTCGGACCAGTGCTGGCGGTGATCAAGTCGCAAAACTTCGACGAGGCCTTGGATATCGTTAACGGCACGGAGTATGGCCTTACCGGCGCTATCTATTCCATGTCACGCGAACGTCTGGACCGCGCGGCGCAGGAGTTCCATGTGGGGAACCTGTACCTAAATCGCAAGTGCACAGGGGCCATGGTGGGGGCGCATCCGTTCGGCGGCTTCAACATGAGCGGGACGGATTCCAAGGCGGGCGGTGGCGATTACCTCCTGCTCTTTACGCAGGCGAAGTCCATCGCAGAGAAACAGGGCGTCATTGACGAGTCGGACCAAATGCCGAAGCCGAACGGCATTTAA
- the rpsP gene encoding 30S ribosomal protein S16 — protein sequence MIRLARVGARKQPYYRIVVIEKDRARNGRSIEVVGTYNPRTEPATVSLKRDRIDYWTGVGAQMSDIVAKLVKNAPATEAVAA from the coding sequence ATGATTCGTTTGGCGCGCGTTGGAGCGCGTAAGCAGCCCTACTACCGCATCGTTGTGATCGAAAAGGATCGCGCCCGCAACGGCCGTTCTATCGAAGTGGTTGGTACCTACAATCCGCGTACCGAACCTGCAACGGTTAGCCTGAAGCGTGACCGTATCGACTACTGGACCGGCGTTGGCGCTCAGATGTCGGATATCGTTGCGAAGCTCGTTAAGAACGCGCCCGCGACCGAAGCAGTGGCTGCCTAA
- a CDS encoding esterase family protein gives MEHLVFGQDGLPVIVFPTSRGRFYEFEDQAMVGALETKINRGQIQLWCVDSVNHESWFAEGAEGSWCVARHLQYEHYILDELVPYIHRRNRNKMLAVMGCSFGGFHSMSMALRHPDKINAALSMGGAFDVARFLHGYYCDDLYFTLPMDFLPNLHDPWYLDRYRHNTYILATGHHDQYWNDNERLAEMMRNKGVPVRFDVWGDNTGHDWPWWRRMVQTYV, from the coding sequence ATGGAGCATCTGGTCTTCGGTCAGGATGGTCTGCCGGTGATCGTCTTTCCCACCTCGCGCGGCCGATTTTACGAATTTGAAGATCAGGCGATGGTGGGGGCGCTGGAAACGAAGATCAACCGTGGCCAGATTCAACTGTGGTGCGTTGATTCGGTGAATCACGAAAGTTGGTTCGCTGAAGGTGCCGAAGGAAGCTGGTGTGTCGCAAGGCATCTTCAGTATGAGCACTACATCCTGGACGAACTGGTGCCATACATCCATAGGCGTAATCGAAACAAGATGCTGGCCGTGATGGGATGTTCCTTCGGTGGGTTTCACAGCATGAGCATGGCTTTACGCCACCCCGACAAGATCAATGCGGCGTTGTCTATGGGAGGAGCATTCGACGTTGCCCGTTTCCTCCACGGCTATTACTGCGACGATCTGTACTTCACCCTACCGATGGACTTTCTGCCAAATCTGCACGATCCCTGGTATCTGGATCGCTACCGCCATAACACCTACATCCTCGCCACCGGACATCACGATCAGTACTGGAACGACAATGAGCGATTGGCGGAGATGATGCGTAATAAGGGCGTTCCTGTTCGGTTCGATGTCTGGGGGGACAATACCGGACACGATTGGCCATGGTGGCGCCGCATGGTGCAAACCTACGTGTGA
- the rplS gene encoding 50S ribosomal protein L19 has product MSIHPIMQKLAAKLERTDLPEFAPGDTVRVQVKIKEGDKERLQAFEGMCIARKNGPQGSFTVRKMSFGQGVERIFPFNSKVVDKVEKVRSYEVRRAKLFYLRGLRGKAARLREVARTNA; this is encoded by the coding sequence ATGTCCATTCATCCCATCATGCAGAAGCTCGCAGCCAAGCTGGAGCGTACAGACCTTCCGGAATTCGCTCCAGGCGACACCGTGCGCGTACAGGTCAAGATCAAGGAAGGCGACAAAGAGCGTCTTCAGGCGTTTGAGGGCATGTGCATCGCTCGCAAGAACGGACCTCAGGGGTCCTTTACCGTCCGTAAGATGAGCTTCGGCCAGGGCGTTGAGCGTATCTTCCCCTTCAACTCGAAGGTTGTCGACAAGGTTGAGAAGGTTCGTTCGTACGAAGTGCGTCGCGCCAAGCTGTTCTACCTGCGCGGTCTGCGTGGCAAGGCTGCCCGTCTGCGCGAGGTTGCACGTACCAACGCGTAA